In Actinoplanes sp. NBC_00393, a single genomic region encodes these proteins:
- a CDS encoding SRPBCC domain-containing protein, which translates to MIDVINQVNATHRELGTLPVSTGEGRSLLLRRVYDADVEDVWDACTDQDRLSRWLGPVEGDFRPGGAFQLKDNAGGEILRCEAPHLLKVTWVLGEGMSTEVEVRLSAGDPGRTVFELEHSSPAEIVDEMVKQYGPGGTIGIGGGWDLTVLALDMHLRGATMDPATWEDTAEARDFATRSCHAWGAVVQSTWGTSDEDLAAAIAFGVQHFAPES; encoded by the coding sequence ATGATCGACGTCATCAACCAGGTCAACGCCACCCACCGCGAACTCGGCACCCTGCCGGTCAGCACCGGCGAGGGACGCTCGCTGCTGCTGCGCCGCGTCTACGACGCCGACGTCGAGGACGTCTGGGACGCCTGCACCGACCAGGACCGCCTGTCCCGCTGGCTCGGACCGGTCGAGGGCGACTTCCGCCCGGGCGGCGCCTTCCAGCTGAAGGACAACGCCGGCGGCGAGATTCTGCGCTGCGAGGCTCCGCACCTGCTCAAGGTGACCTGGGTACTCGGCGAGGGCATGTCCACCGAGGTCGAGGTCCGCCTCAGCGCGGGCGACCCCGGCCGCACCGTCTTCGAGCTGGAGCATTCCTCCCCCGCCGAGATCGTCGACGAGATGGTCAAGCAGTACGGTCCGGGCGGCACGATCGGCATCGGCGGCGGCTGGGACTTGACGGTGCTCGCCCTGGACATGCACCTGCGCGGCGCCACCATGGACCCGGCCACCTGGGAGGACACCGCAGAGGCCAGGGATTTCGCCACCCGCAGCTGCCACGCGTGGGGCGCGGTGGTCCAGTCCACCTGGGGCACCAGCGACGAGGACCTCGCCGCCGCGATCGCCTTCGGCGTCCAGCATTTCGCCCCCGAGTCCTGA
- a CDS encoding YndJ family protein, with amino-acid sequence MWALVNVLVTVGMLVVVPAGLRLLALPGLDLARRVWPYAAVAGAVSLWLPRGPVAAGLAVGYLVGAGVLCAYAARVWNQPAVVTALVSPAIAASALVGERAGHELFGFEMGVLALTVAHFHFAGFAAALIAGLHRQISPGRWADAAALTVPAGTMLVLLGYFTGEFVELAGALVLTAGMWIVGWLTWRHARSGRLDRLTAALLGTSGLVLAASMVLAVSWALGEATGIPHPSLAWMAATHGVANALGFAVCGIVGWRRAGAMLPAAAAVPKVVL; translated from the coding sequence GTGTGGGCGCTGGTGAACGTGCTGGTCACGGTGGGCATGCTGGTGGTCGTGCCGGCCGGTCTGCGGCTGCTGGCCCTGCCGGGTCTGGACCTGGCCCGGCGGGTCTGGCCCTACGCGGCAGTGGCGGGCGCGGTCAGCCTGTGGCTGCCGCGGGGGCCGGTCGCGGCGGGGCTCGCGGTTGGCTATCTGGTCGGGGCGGGAGTGCTTTGCGCGTACGCGGCACGGGTCTGGAACCAACCGGCGGTCGTGACCGCCCTGGTCAGCCCGGCCATCGCAGCGAGTGCGCTGGTCGGTGAGCGGGCGGGGCACGAGCTGTTCGGGTTCGAGATGGGCGTGCTGGCGCTGACCGTGGCGCACTTTCACTTTGCGGGGTTCGCGGCCGCGCTGATCGCCGGGCTGCACCGGCAGATCTCGCCCGGCCGATGGGCGGACGCGGCCGCGCTGACCGTGCCCGCCGGGACCATGCTGGTGCTGCTCGGCTATTTCACCGGCGAGTTCGTGGAACTGGCCGGCGCGCTGGTGCTGACCGCCGGGATGTGGATCGTGGGATGGCTGACCTGGCGGCATGCCCGCAGCGGGCGCCTCGATCGGCTGACCGCTGCGCTGCTCGGCACGTCAGGGCTGGTGCTGGCGGCATCGATGGTGCTCGCGGTGAGCTGGGCGCTCGGCGAGGCCACCGGGATCCCGCACCCGTCACTGGCCTGGATGGCGGCCACGCACGGGGTGGCCAACGCGCTGGGCTTCGCGGTGTGCGGGATCGTCGGTTGGCGGCGGGCCGGCGCGATGCTGCCTGCGGCTGCGGCCGTGCCCAAGGTGGTGCTGTGA